The window CACTGACAATGGGTGCCGCATCGGACTCACCCCAGGCGGCATTCGCCCGCTTCGTCCGCAGAGCCATCGACGACGCCAAGGACGACCGAGGTTGGAGCGTCACCGACCTGGCCGCACACACCGGCGTCGGACGGTCCACCGTGTTCCGCTGGTTGGCCGGCGACTGGCACGACTATCCCGAGTTGGCGAAGGTGCGCGGCTTCTGCGCCGCGCTCGACGTACCGGTCACGGCGGCGTTCCGGGCGCTCGGCCTGCCCGACGGCGAACCGGTCCGCGACGACCGTCGCCGTACCCCGTCCGGCACGACAGTCCGCGCGGGTCGCGCCACGAAACGCGGTGATACGCAGATCGACGCGGACGTACGGGTGATCCTCACCCGGCTCGCCGACCCGACCGTGCCGGCGGACGAGAAACAACTGATCCGCGACCTGCTGCGTTACCTCGCCCAACGCCCGGTACGCAAAGCCGGCTGAGCCCGA of the Micromonospora sp. NBC_01796 genome contains:
- a CDS encoding helix-turn-helix domain-containing protein, with translation MGAASDSPQAAFARFVRRAIDDAKDDRGWSVTDLAAHTGVGRSTVFRWLAGDWHDYPELAKVRGFCAALDVPVTAAFRALGLPDGEPVRDDRRRTPSGTTVRAGRATKRGDTQIDADVRVILTRLADPTVPADEKQLIRDLLRYLAQRPVRKAG